Proteins from one Impatiens glandulifera chromosome 2, dImpGla2.1, whole genome shotgun sequence genomic window:
- the LOC124925046 gene encoding 11S globulin seed storage protein Ana o 2.0101-like — protein sequence MANSYVLAISILCFLVLTTGGSAYRQRPQQQAGQQQQMQCRIQSLNPLEPARRLQHEAGYTDVWDQTSDQIQCAGVAASRHLIQQGGLLLPTFSNAPLLAYVVQGRGIVGTINPGCAETFQSSELIEVGGRFGSQKFRDQHQKIHRCRKGDIVAFQVGVAHWVHNDGNEDLELMVVHDTNNVDNQLDQNLRRFFLAGSPQEAEKQQRGQHKEIFSGNLFQGFETEVLAESFNVDMETAARLQGQDDNRGFIVKVGKEFEMQRPSGYEDPRSNGFEETACTMRIRENIDDPERADLYTAQGGRISTLNSYNLPILKQIQLSAERGVLYENAMVVPQWSNNAHNIIYILRGSGRIQVVSHSNRAVFNGEVRQGQLLVVPQNFAEVKQAGSQGLEWVSFKTNDRAVSSPLAGRTSVIRAMPEEVVMSAFRVSRDEARKLKYNRQEVRIFPQSKRQLERA from the exons ATGGCTAACTCTTATGTCCTTGCAATTAGCATCCTATGCTTCCTTGTCCTTACAACCGGCGGTTCTGCTTATAGGCAAAGGCCTCAACAACAAGCTGGCCAACAACAGCAAATGCAGTGTCGCATCCAAAGCCTTAACCCTCTTGAGCCTGCCAGGCGCCTCCAACACGAAGCTGGTTACACCGATGTTTGGGACCAGACCTCTGACCAGATTCAGTGTGCCGGTGTGGCTGCATCACGCCATCTTATCCAGCAAGGAGGCCTCCTCTTACCTACTTTCAGCAATGCCCCTTTGCTAGCCTATGTTGTACAAG GTAGAGGAATTGTTGGCACCATAAATCCAGGCTGCGCAGAGACGTTTCAATCGAGCGAACTAATTGAAGTTGGAGGACGATTTGGCTCTCAAAAGTTTAGGGATCAACACCAGAAGATCCACCGTTGCCGAAAAGGAGACATCGTTGCCTTCCAAGTCGGTGTAGCTCACTGGGTTCATAACGACGGTAACGAAGACCTTGAACTCATGGTAGTCCACGATACCAACAACGTCGACAACCAGCTCGACCAGAACCTCAGG AGATTTTTCCTTGCCGGTAGCCCGCAAGAGGCAGAAAAGCAACAGAGGGGCCAGCACAAGGAGATCTTTTCAGGCAACCTTTTTCAGGGATTTGAGACCGAGGTCTTGGCGGAATCCTTCAATGTGGACATGGAGACAGCCGCAAGACTACAAGGCCAGGATGATAACAGGGGATTCATTGTTAAGGTAGGGAAGGAATTTGAAATGCAAAGACCATCAGGGTACGAGGACCCAAGAAGCAACGGATTCGAGGAAACCGCCTGCACAATGAGGATCAGAGAGAATATCGACGATCCAGAGAGAGCAGATCTTTACACTGCTCAGGGCGGACGTATTAGTACTCTCAACAGCTATAACCTTCCAATTTTGAAGCAAATTCAATTGAGCGCAGAGAGAGGTGTTCTTTACGAG AATGCAATGGTGGTGCCACAATGGAGCAATAACGCCCACAACATCATCTACATATTGCGTGGATCTGGACGTATCCAAGTAGTGAGTCACTCTAACAGGGCCGTCTTCAATGGCGAGGTTCGCCAAGGACAGCTGCTAGTCGTGCCACAGAACTTCGCGGAGGTGAAGCAGGCGGGAAGCCAGGGATTGGAGTGGGTGTCATTCAAGACGAATGACAGAGCAGTGTCCAGTCCGTTGGCGGGAAGGACGTCGGTGATCCGGGCAATGCCGGAAGAAGTGGTGATGAGCGCTTTCCGGGTGTCGAGAGACGAGGCACGCAAGCTAAAATACAATAGACAGGAAGTGAGGATCTTCCCGCAGTCAAAGAGACAATTGGAGAGGGCTTGA
- the LOC124925047 gene encoding 11S globulin seed storage protein 1-like, with product MANYYVLPISILCFLVLTTGGSAYRQAGQQQQAQCRIQSLNPLESARRIQHEAGYTDVWDQTSDQIQCAGVAASRHLIQQGGLLLPSFNNAPLLAYVVRGRGIVGIINPGCAETFQSSEQTESGERFGSERFRDQHQKIHPCRKGDIVAFQAGVAHWVHNDGNEDLELMVVHDTSNADNQLDQNLRRFFLAGSPQESEKQQTKYGGQQEEIFSGNLFQGFETEVLAESFKVDLETAARLQGQDDNRGFIVRVGKEFEMQRPSKYEDERRERSQRNNGFEETVCTMRIRENLDDPERADVYTAQGGRISTVNSHNLPILKQIQLSAERGVLYENAMAAPHWTLNAHNIIYILRGSGRIQVVGHSNRAVFNGEVRQGQLLVVPQNYAEVKQAGSEGLEWVSFKTNDRAVSSPLAGKTSVIRAMPEEVVMSAFRVSRAEAHKLKYNRQEVRIFPQSKRQFERA from the exons ATGGCTAACTATTATGTCCTTCCAATTAGCATACTATGCTTCCTGGTCCTTACAACCGGAGGCTCTGCTTATAGACAAGCTGGCCAACAACAGCAAGCGCAGTGTCGCATCCAAAGCCTCAACCCTCTTGAGTCTGCCAGGCGCATCCAGCATGAAGCTGGTTACACCGACGTTTGGGACCAGACCTCTGACCAGATTCAGTGTGCCGGTGTGGCCGCCTCCCGCCACCTCATCCAGCAAGGAGGCCTCCTCTTGCCTTCTTTCAACAATGCCCCTTTGCTAGCCTATGTTGTACGAG GTAGGGGAATTGTTGGCATCATAAATCCAGGCTGCGCAGAGACCTTTCAATCAAGTGAACAGACTGAATCTGGTGAACGATTTGGCTCTGAAAGGTTCAGAGATCAACACCAAAAGATCCACCCTTGCAGGAAAGGGGACATTGTTGCCTTCCAAGCTGGTGTAGCTCATTGGGTCCATAACGACGGTAACGAAGACCTTGAACTCATGGTAGTCCACGATACCAGCAATGCTGACAACCAACTCGATCAAAATCTCAGA AGATTCTTCCTTGCCGGTAGCCCACAAGAGTCTGAGAAGCAACAGACGAAATATGGGGGACAACAAGAGGAGATCTTTTCAGGCAACCTTTTTCAGGGATTTGAGACCGAGGTCTTGGCGGAATCCTTCAAAGTTGATTTGGAGACAGCGGCAAGACTACAGGGACAAGATGATAACAGAGGATTCATCGTCAGAGTAGGGAAGGAATTCGAAATGCAAAGACCATCAAAGTACGAAGACGAAAGAAGAGAGCGGAGCCAAAGAAACAACGGTTTTGAGGAAACTGTTTGCACAATGAGGATCAGAGAAAATCTCGATGATCCAGAGAGGGCAGATGTGTACACCGCTCAGGGTGGTCGCATCAGCACCGTCAACAGTCATAATCTCCCAATTTTGAAGCAAATCCAATTGAGCGCCGAGAGAGGAGTCCTTTACGAG AACGCAATGGCTGCGCCACACTGGACCCTTAACGCCCACAACATAATCTACATATTGCGTGGGTCGGGCCGAATTCAAGTGGTGGGTCACTCCAACCGGGCCGTCTTCAATGGCGAAGTCCGCCAAGGGCAGCTATTGGTCGTCCCTCAGAATTACGCTGAAGTCAAGCAGGCGGGAAGCGAAGGATTAGAGTGGGTGTCGTTCAAGACAAATGACAGGGCGGTTTCAAGCCCGCTTGCTGGGAAGACTTCAGTGATCCGGGCAATGCCGGAGGAAGTGGTGATGAGTGCTTTCCGCGTGTCGAGAGCCGAGGCACATAAGCTAAAGTACAACAGGCAGGAAGTGAGGATTTTCCCTCAGTCAAAGAGGCAATTCGAGAGGGCTTGA
- the LOC124925048 gene encoding 11S globulin seed storage protein Ana o 2.0101-like produces the protein MANSLVLAITIICFLVLTTGGSAFRQRPQLPQQEQQAQYCRIQSLNPLESARRIQHEAGYTDVWDQTSDQIQCAGVAASRHLIQQGGLLLPSFNNAPLLAYVVRGRGIVGIINPGCAETFQSSEQTESGERFGSERFRDQHQKIHPCRKGDIVAFQAGVAHWVHNDGNEELELMVVHDTSNADNQLDQNLRVTNTRFFLAGSPQESEKQQTKYGGQQEEIFSGNLFQGFETEVLAESFKVDLETAARLQGQDDNRGFIVRVGKEFEMQRPSKYEDERRERSQRNNGFEETVCTMRIRENLDDPERADVYTAQGGRISTVNSHNLPILKQIQLSAERGVLYENAMAAPHWTLNAHNIIYILRGSGRIQVVGHSNRAVFNGEVRQGQLLVVPQNYAEVKQAGSEGLEWVSFKTNDRAVSSPLAGKTSVIRAMPEEVVMSAFRVSRAEAHKLKYNRQEVRIFPQSSSKREKGSRWSIV, from the exons ATGGCTAACTCTCTTGTGCTCGCAATTACCATAATCTGTTTCCTTGTTCTTACCACCGGAGGCTCTGCTTTTCGGCAAAGGCCTCAGCTGCCCCAACAAGAGCAGCAGGCGCAGTATTGTCGCATCCAAAGCCTCAACCCTCTTGAGTCTGCCAGGCGCATCCAGCATGAAGCTGGTTACACCGACGTTTGGGACCAGACCTCTGACCAGATTCAGTGTGCCGGTGTGGCCGCCTCCCGCCACCTCATCCAGCAAGGAGGCCTCCTCTTGCCTTCTTTCAACAATGCCCCTTTGCTAGCCTATGTTGTACGAG GTAGGGGAATTGTTGGCATCATAAATCCAGGCTGCGCAGAGACCTTTCAATCAAGTGAACAGACTGAATCTGGTGAACGATTTGGCTCTGAAAGGTTCAGAGATCAACACCAAAAGATCCACCCTTGCAGGAAAGGGGACATTGTTGCCTTCCAAGCTGGTGTAGCTCATTGGGTCCATAACGACGGTAACGAAGAACTTGAACTCATGGTAGTCCACGATACCAGCAATGCTGACAACCAACTCGATCAAAATCTCAGAGTAACTAACACA AGATTCTTCCTTGCCGGTAGCCCACAAGAGTCTGAGAAGCAACAGACGAAATATGGGGGACAACAAGAGGAGATCTTTTCAGGCAACCTTTTTCAGGGATTTGAGACTGAGGTCTTGGCGGAATCCTTCAAAGTTGATTTGGAGACAGCGGCAAGACTACAGGGACAAGATGATAACAGAGGATTCATCGTCAGAGTAGGGAAGGAATTCGAAATGCAAAGACCATCAAAGTACGAAGACGAAAGAAGAGAGCGGAGCCAAAGAAACAACGGTTTTGAGGAAACTGTTTGCACAATGAGGATCAGAGAAAATCTCGATGATCCAGAGAGGGCAGATGTGTACACCGCTCAGGGTGGTCGCATCAGCACCGTCAACAGTCATAATCTCCCAATTTTGAAGCAAATCCAATTGAGCGCCGAGAGAGGAGTCCTTTACGAG AACGCAATGGCTGCGCCACACTGGACCCTTAACGCCCACAACATAATCTACATATTGCGTGGGTCGGGCCGAATTCAAGTGGTGGGTCACTCCAACCGGGCCGTCTTCAATGGCGAAGTCCGCCAAGGGCAGCTATTGGTCGTCCCTCAGAATTACGCTGAAGTCAAGCAGGCGGGAAGCGAAGGATTAGAGTGGGTGTCGTTCAAGACAAATGACAGGGCGGTGTCAAGCCCGCTTGCTGGGAAGACTTCAGTGATCCGGGCAATGCCAGAGGAAGTGGTGATGAGTGCTTTCCGCGTGTCGAGAGCCGAGGCACATAAGCTAAAGTACAACAGGCAGGAAGTGAGGATTTTCCCTCAGTCTTCCTCAAAGAGGGAGAAGGGCTCACGTTGGTCGATTGTGTAA
- the LOC124925049 gene encoding 11S globulin seed storage protein Ana o 2.0101-like yields MANSYVLAISILCFLVLTTGGSAYRQRPQQQAGQQQQMQCRIQSLNPLEPARRLQHEAGYTDVWDQTSDQIQCAGVAASRHLIQQGGLLLPTFSNAPLLAYVVQGRGIVGTINPGCAETFQSSELIEVGGRFGSQKFRDQHQKIHRCRKGDIVAFQVGVAHWVHNDGNEDLELMVVHDTNNVDNQLDQNLRRFFLAGSPQEAEKQQRGQHKEIFSGNLFQGFETEVLAESFNVDMETAARLQGQDDNRGFIVKVGKEFEMQRPSGYEDPRSNGFEETACTMRIRENIDDPERADLYTAQGGRISTLNSYNLPILKQIQLSAERGVLYENAMVVPQWSNNAHNIIYILRGSGRIQVVSHSNRAVFNGEVRQGQLLVVPQNFAEVKQAGSQGLEWVSFKTNDRAVSSPLAGRTSVIRAMPEEVVMSAFRVSRDEARKLKYNRQEVRIFPQSKRQLERA; encoded by the exons ATGGCTAACTCTTATGTCCTTGCAATTAGCATCCTATGCTTCCTTGTCCTTACAACCGGCGGTTCTGCTTATAGGCAAAGGCCTCAACAACAAGCTGGCCAACAACAGCAAATGCAGTGTCGCATCCAAAGCCTTAACCCTCTTGAGCCTGCCAGGCGCCTCCAACACGAAGCTGGTTACACCGATGTTTGGGACCAGACCTCTGACCAGATTCAGTGTGCCGGTGTGGCTGCATCACGCCATCTTATCCAGCAAGGAGGCCTCCTCTTACCTACTTTCAGCAATGCCCCTTTGCTAGCCTATGTTGTACAAG GTAGAGGAATTGTTGGCACCATAAATCCAGGCTGCGCAGAGACGTTTCAATCGAGCGAACTAATTGAAGTTGGAGGACGATTTGGCTCTCAAAAGTTTAGGGATCAACACCAGAAGATCCACCGTTGCCGAAAAGGAGACATCGTTGCCTTCCAAGTCGGTGTAGCTCACTGGGTTCATAACGACGGTAACGAAGACCTTGAACTCATGGTAGTCCACGATACCAACAACGTCGACAACCAGCTCGACCAGAACCTCAGG AGATTTTTCCTTGCCGGTAGCCCGCAAGAGGCAGAAAAGCAACAGAGGGGCCAGCACAAGGAGATCTTTTCAGGCAACCTTTTTCAGGGATTTGAGACCGAGGTCTTGGCGGAATCCTTCAATGTGGACATGGAGACAGCCGCAAGACTACAAGGCCAGGATGATAACAGGGGATTCATTGTTAAGGTAGGGAAGGAATTTGAAATGCAAAGACCATCAGGGTACGAGGACCCAAGAAGCAACGGATTCGAGGAAACCGCCTGCACAATGAGGATCAGAGAGAATATCGACGATCCAGAGAGAGCAGATCTTTACACTGCTCAGGGCGGACGTATTAGTACTCTCAACAGCTATAACCTTCCAATTTTGAAGCAAATTCAATTGAGCGCAGAGAGAGGTGTTCTTTACGAG AATGCAATGGTGGTGCCACAATGGAGCAATAACGCCCACAACATCATCTACATATTGCGTGGATCTGGACGTATCCAAGTAGTGAGTCACTCTAACAGGGCCGTCTTCAATGGCGAGGTTCGCCAAGGACAGCTGCTAGTCGTGCCACAGAACTTCGCGGAGGTGAAGCAGGCGGGAAGCCAGGGATTGGAGTGGGTATCATTCAAGACGAATGACAGAGCAGTGTCCAGTCCGTTGGCGGGAAGGACGTCGGTGATCCGGGCAATGCCGGAAGAAGTGGTGATGAGCGCTTTCCGGGTGTCGAGAGACGAGGCACGCAAGCTAAAATACAATAGACAGGAAGTGAGGATCTTCCCGCAGTCAAAGAGACAATTGGAGAGGGCTTGA
- the LOC124927949 gene encoding 11S globulin seed storage protein Ana o 2.0101-like, which translates to MAAPHWTLNAHNIIYILSGSGRIQVVGHSNRAVFNGEVRQGQILVVPQNYAEVKLAGSEGLEWVSFKTNDRAVSSPLAGKTSVIRAMPEEVVMSAFRVSRAEAHKLKYNRQEVRIFPQSKRQFERA; encoded by the coding sequence ATGGCTGCGCCACACTGGACCCTTAACGCCCACAACATAATCTACATATTAAGTGGGTCGGGCCGAATTCAAGTGGTGGGTCACTCCAACCGGGCCGTCTTCAATGGCGAAGTCCGCCAAGGGCAGATATTGGTCGTCCCTCAGAATTACGCTGAAGTCAAGCTGGCGGGAAGCGAAGGATTAGAGTGGGTGTCGTTCAAGACAAATGACAGGGCGGTTTCAAGCCCGCTTGCTGGGAAGACTTCAGTGATCCGGGCAATGCCGGAGGAAGTGGTGATGAGTGCTTTCCGCGTGTCGAGAGCCGAGGCACATAAGCTAAAGTACAACAGGCAGGAAGTGAGGATTTTCCCTCAGTCAAAGAGGCAATTCGAGAGGGCTTGA
- the LOC124925050 gene encoding 11S globulin seed storage protein 1-like — MVLQRFFLAGNPQEPAEMHQRKSRGQQEENFSGNVFQGFETEVLAESFKVDLKTAARLQGQDDNRGFIVRVGKEFEMQRPSKYEEERREQSQRSNGFEETVCTMRIRENLDDPERADVYTAQGGRISTVNSHNLPILKQIQLSAERGVLYEVSLQIAT, encoded by the coding sequence ATGGTGTTGCAGAGATTCTTCCTTGCCGGTAACCCGCAAGAACCGGCAGAAATGCATCAGAGGAAGTCCAGGGGCCAACAAGAGGAGAACTTTTCAGGAAACGTGTTCCAGGGATTTGAGACCGAGGTTTTGGCGGAATCCTTCAAAGTCGACTTGAAGACAGCCGCAAGACTACAGGGACAAGATGATAACAGGGGATTCATTGTGAGAGTAGGGAAAGAATTCGAAATGCAAAGACCATCAAAGTACGAAGAGGAAAGAAGAGAGCAGAGCCAAAGAAGCAACGGATTCGAGGAAACCGTTTGCACAATGAGGATCAGAGAAAATCTCGATGATCCAGAGAGAGCAGATGTGTACACCGCTCAGGGTGGTCGCATCAGCACCGTCAACAGTCATAATCTCCCAATTTTGAAGCAAATCCAATTGAGCGCCGAGAGAGGAGTCCTTTACGAGGTAAGCTTACAAATAGCAACCTAG
- the LOC124927948 gene encoding 11S globulin seed storage protein Ana o 2.0101-like produces MANSCVLPISILCFLVLTTGGSAYRQAGQQQQAQCRIQSLNPLESARRIQHEAGYTDVWDQNSDQIQCAGVAASRHLIQQGGLLLPTFSNAPLLAYVVKGRGIVGTINPGCAETFQSSAQTEVGGRFGSQKCRDQHQKIHRCRKGDIVAFQVGVAHWVHNDGNEDLELMVVHDTSNIENQLDQNLRVTNI; encoded by the exons ATGGCTAACTCTTGTGTCCTTCCAATTAGCATACTATGCTTCCTGGTCCTTACAACCGGAGGCTCTGCTTATAGACAAGCTGGCCAACAACAGCAAGCGCAGTGTCGCATCCAAAGCCTCAACCCTCTTGAGTCTGCCAGGCGCATCCAACATGAAGCTGGTTACACCGACGTTTGGGACCAAAACTCTGACCAGATTCAGTGTGCCGGTGTGGCCGCCTCCCGCCACCTCATCCAGCAAGGAGGCCTTCTCTTGCCTACTTTCAGCAATGCCCCTTTGCTAGCCTATGTTGTAAAAG GTAGAGGAATTGTTGGCACCATAAATCCAGGCTGCGCAGAGACGTTTCAATCGAGCGCACAAACTGAAGTTGGAGGACGATTTGGCTCTCAAAAGTGTAGGGATCAACACCAGAAGATCCACCGTTGCAGAAAAGGAGACATTGTTGCCTTCCAAGTCGGTGTAGCTCATTGGGTCCATAACGACGGCAACGAAGACCTTGAACTCATGGTGGTACACGATACCAGCAACATCGAAAACCAGCTCGATCAAAACCTCAGGGTAACTAACATATAg
- the LOC124925916 gene encoding uncharacterized protein LOC124925916, whose product MYREIVGVLLIVVFGWAYQIASPPPPKICGSNGGPPITATRLKLRDGRHLAYQEHGVPKINATHNIVFLHPFGSCRLDPNILTPEIAEELGVFLVSFDRPGYGESDPHPRRTMKSLALDVQELADHLKLGPKFYLVGFSMGGQAAWGCLKYIPHRLAGAALIAPVVNYWWPGFPNQLAKEAYYEQYPQDQWALRVAHYFPNWFTYWWNTQKWFPSSSVASGKGNYTTQDIQIIAGIMAASSGQTPRDMVTPTQQGRQESIFRDMMVGFGKWEFDPMELENSFDDGSVHLWQGDEDGLVPTKLQRKIAEKLPWIQYHEVRGAGHLLPFATGMREAIFNALLIKK is encoded by the exons atgtatAGAGAGATTGTTGGGGTTCTTTTGATTGTGGTGTTTGGATGGGCATATCAAATAGCAAGCCCTCCTCCTCCCAAAATCTGTGGTTCTAATGGAGGTCCACCCATCACAGCAACCAGACTCAAGCTCAGAGATGGAAGACATCTTGCTTATCAAGAACATGGCGTCCCCAAAATCAATGCCACCCATAACATCGTCTTCCTTCATCCTTTCGGCTCTTGTCGACTCGACCCCAACATACTTACACCG GAAATAGCAGAGGAGTTAGGAGTGTTTTTGGTTAGTTTTGACAGGCCTGGTTATGGTGAAAGTGATCCACATCCAAGAAGAACAATGAAGAGTTTGGCTCTTGATGTACAAGAATTGGCTGATCATTTGAAACTTGGACCTAAATTCTACCTTGTTGGGTTTTCCATGGGTGGTCAAGCTGCTTGGGGCTGTCTTAAGTACATTCCACACAGATTAGCAGGAGCAGCGTTAATTGCTCCGGTTGTTAATTACTGGTGGCCTGGTTTCCCTAACCAGTTAGCAAAAGAAGCTTATTATGAACAATACCCACAAGATCAATGGGCATTACGCGTTGCCCATTACTTTCCTAATTGGTTCACTTATTGGTGGAACACTCAGAAATGGTTCCCTTCTTCCAGTGTTGCATCAGGAAAAGGCAATTACACAACCCAAGACATTCAAATCATTGCTGGGATCATGGCTGCTAGCTCCGGCCAAACTCCTCGAGACATg GTAACCCCAACTCAACAAGGACGGCAAGAATCTATCTTTCGCGATATGATGGTTGGATTTGGGAAATGGGAATTTGACCCGATGGAATTGGAGAATAGTTTTGATGATGGATCGGTGCATTTATGGCAAGGAGACGAAGATGGATTAGTTCCGACCAAATTACAGAGAAAGATTGCGGAAAAACTGCCGTGGATTCAGTACCATGAGGTACGAGGTGCAGGGCATCTGCTCCCATTTGCAACTGGAATGAGAGAAGCCATTTTCAATGCACTTCtcataaagaaataa